One genomic window of Nicotiana sylvestris chromosome 10, ASM39365v2, whole genome shotgun sequence includes the following:
- the LOC104214594 gene encoding uncharacterized protein, translating to MEPDGEPWYYDIKRFLKMKEYPEQVSGDQKRTIRRLASSFFLSREILYKRTPDLNLLRCVDSREAKTIVNEVHSEICGPHMNGHVNVKKIFRAAYYSMTLEKDYFTFARKCHQCQIQSDLIHVPPSELHHI from the coding sequence ATGGAGCCAGATGGTGAGCCATGGTATTATGATATCAAAAGGTTCTTGAAAATGAAAGAATATCCCGAGCAGGTCagtggagatcaaaagagaactattagaCGACTTGCAAGCAGTTTCTTTTTGAGTAGGGAGAtcctgtacaaaagaactccagatctaaATCTGTTGAGGTGCGTAGATTCTCGAGAAGCTAAAACGATTGTGAATGAAGTGCATTCAGAAATATGTGGGCCTCACATGAACGGGCATGTCAATGTAAAGAAAATCTTCCGGGCAGCTTATTATTCGATGACCCTGGAAAAAGATTATTTCACTTTTGcccggaaatgccatcagtgtcagatacagaGTGACCTGATTCATGTACCACCTTCAGAGTTACATCATATATaa